DNA sequence from the Malus domestica chromosome 11, GDT2T_hap1 genome:
tgattttgccgtacacagtttatgctcttgcgggccaggagctttggtgttgccttttatgctcgtgcagaccaggagcgttgatgtcgccttttatgctcgtgcagactaGGAGCTTTGTgtcatgcagtttagactcgtgcgggcaaggagctttggttcgtgcagtttagactcgtgcgaacaaggagcattggttcgtgcagtttaggctcgtgcgaacaaggagcattggtgttgccttttatgctcgtgcagaccaggagctttgtgccatgcagtttagactcgtgcgggcgaggagaatttgtgaattttgtcaagcaattttggagaggcgttcctcacaatcttcatagcaaggagccttgaccgagtgattgaagaagtctttgggaaagaaatcgcgcatcgtgatggggatggatgatctatgtgtcgaaatttcatcatcttcaacacgttcacatTGCTTTGAatgttgacaagagctgctttgccccctttccgattggcggacttgtggaggagacgtatgcttcttgtgcaatttcttaggagtgacttgagtccatccttcaactttgcttgtcttggaggatgccccctgAGGTTGAGGTAAAAattttgagtcggaagagccagaagtgatggtggtatagtttgacttcaccacatcgtcaagatctagctcgatgattcctttctgagccagcttcatgatgagatctttcagcacgaagcacttttctgtcggatgactgatgaagcggtggaatttacagtaccttggactgtcggtgcgattcatctcttctggccgtctgcactcaggcaagccgatcaccttcttttccagcaagtcttctaacatggcaaccatatcagagtcggggaatggataagttttctcctcaagctctttcaaagtgcgtctacgcatcttttgatcacgaaaagcttcagcttgaatcgccttgcctcgtgtagggattttgacgggagatgtgttgactgtcattgcttccttgatggatttccacgtagccttctccacctttgtctcaagaatTTTGtcattcttgtagtcggcgatcggttccttcttcccatgatgggcgatgctcaactccatgtcatgggcgcgggtggccaattcctcgaaggtccgtggtttaattccttgaaggatgtattgcaaaccccattgcatgccttggatgcacatctcgattgaagaggtatccgatagcctgtctttacagtcgaggcttagagtgcgccatctgttgatgtagtcaataactggctcgtccttccactgctttgtgctcgttagctctagcatgctcacagtgcggcgggtgctgtagaagcggttgaggaattccctttccaactgttcccagctgttgatggactcagactctaggtccgtgtaccactcaaaggcgtttcctttcagcgagcgcacaaactgcttggcgaggtagtctccctccgtccccgcattgttgcaagtttcgacaaaatgtgcaacgtgctgctttgggtttccttttccatcaaactgcatgaactttggtggttgatatcccctcggcatctttagggcatcaatcttctttgaataaggctttgagtacaacccggaggtatttgagctcccttcgtactgtgccttgacaGTGCTGGCAATCATCTCTTGcaactgctggatagaaagagatcccatgagtgccgcttcttggtctggctccggcttcacatcgattctctccaccgtaggctcatcttctgggttagggttctcgccgtcctgtggctccagtcgacTGACGAGTgcagcaatttgcaagtctttttcttccacagttcgggttagccttgcgattgcttcattcatttgagccagttgttcttcgatggaggtaacgtcgatggtcatgacttgtgcaaccaatagacgtgactttcctttagacatccaagatgctgacgaagaacgtcgttggttgttttgggatgtcatcttgtgtgcctcagcagcatgcttcggtgcccccagcgaggtcaggttgatgacagactcacacctttgatgctccctttgctcttttagcggcaccaactttgaagtggcatgttgaggagcggttgtggcgccaatggattgtccatttgcggcagaagtgcttaggatccttccctcagtgattgcgagaacggcttgtcccttgcttgatgccattgactttgaggtgtgtttgaattccttgaacggagaaagagatgagaggtagagattgtcccactgggcgtgccaatttgtgaacacggaaaattcctgaaacgaaagagacaagaacaacgtgcacaaaatagtatttgtgtttgatgattttgggttacaatctttctcaaatttgatcctctgattcgatctccgtaaggtgttgatttatggatgtttcgttgatccaagggccgtcaaggcttgatcttggatgaactattggaagtttcttcaaggggccgtgggcttgatctttgaaggtggatttgagcggatcttcaaggagccgttggggcttgatcttgaggatgagtgtttcttcaagggccgtttaaggtttgatcttgaataacggtgatgaacggatcttcaagggcttttgggcttgatcttgaagaacggttggatgtgtggatttgttgatgtttgttgatccaagggccgtcgaggcttgatcctggatgaacggatgatgaacgatggtgctttcttcaagggccgtcggggcttgatcttgaattggtggaagttcttcaagggcctttggggcttgatcttgaattggtgattgttgatccaagggccgtcggggcttgatcttaggatgaacagttgtgtggatttgttgaacactttcttcaagggccgtcgatgcttgatcttgaattggtggaagttcttcaagggccgttggggcttgatcttgaaggaggatttgacaaagaacgaagagggctttcttgatccttcgggatttgtttgaatttgggaggttggatgcttgaaagctttagagtttcaaagcttcaaggattttggatgtgtggggagtattctcttccattttgggagtagagaaatgtatttgtgaattggttTCCCTtcattctttgatggaggagcctatttataggctttgggaacgaatcaccaccatccatttgttttggtggatgttgtaggtgaattttggtggatgttgtaggtgaaacttggtggatgtttgtaggtgaaacttggtggatgttgtaggtgaacttagtgtatgatgtaggtgaagtgaatgaaggttgtaattttaatacaatggtcaacatttatttcaccaaaatttcaatgtttataaatgtaatcttaatgcaatggctaacatttatgccaccgaaatttcaatgtctacagacATTCACACAAAAGAAGCCAACAGATGAGATGTTTGTTGGGGTAATGAATTTAAAGCAACGGATTGCAGATTCATTGTTTCCAAATACTGCAAACTGCAATAGACGAAGTTGTGGATGCCGATATCCTTGGGATGGAGGAAGATCGCGATTTCACGAGCATGAGGGATTGCTTTTCATCCGTTATGAGATTAGCTTTAGTTTGTTCTTCCATAAGGGAGGATTAACATGCAAGATGTTGTGGTCACACTCAAAAAATATCAAGGACTGTGGATGAGTGAATTCTTAAAGCTGGTTTGGCATTgctgaaattattttaaaatcggtttttttattaaaaaaaagggggCTAAAATTGAGTTTGGTAAATGAAAaaagcgtttttttttttttgtctaaatCATGAGTTCAAAAcagcagaaaacaaaagcaactCTACCCCTGCTTGTAAaaacaaggttttttttttttttttttttcacagagCACAACAACCCCGAACTAGTCCTTAGGTCTTTGTTCATCTCTTTACCTTCGGATTCACTTTCTTATTGTTGTTTTTGATCTGCAAAGACTGCATTAATTTCTAAGTGACGAATGTGACAACGTTCCTAAAATCGAAAAGGTGTACCTGGAATTGTCAAGGAAATAAGACCAGTTGTACCAAAATTGCAATTCCAATTATTCTTCCCATCTTTTGGTAGCAAAGCATTCAGTTTCTACTGCCAACCAAATCCGTTTAAAAAATTTACACTTACAGGTCAAGAACACCGGCCATGGGAATACAAAGTTATTTCAGTCAATATATCAGGAAGTTACAAACTTCTACACGTGCCCTTGACAAAAAATTCTAGGGCATTGAGACTGTTACTTTACCAATTCTAGGCCCTTGACAAAAAATTCTAGGGCattgatattttcagtaaaATTTACTGGTTAAGTTGGGTTTTTCAAGTGCTTCACCAATTTGTGCTCATCTTTCTAACGAAAGGAACAAAGTTATTCCAATTTTCGGCCCTAAAGATCTTATCATTCATTCTGAAATACGTAAATGATCTTACAGGTTCAGCCTGGGAATGGTAACAGTTAGCATGTATTTGCCATAAACCAACCTGCAAGAGAGAAGCAGACGCGTGAATGCGCATGACAgaatgggcacaaaaagaaaaattggttAACCATTAAACGCTATCAGAAGACATTTTTCTATCTAGTTATAAGACATTTGCAATATCCAATATATTTCCAATAGAAATAAATGGTAGCTGAAATTTGCTTTTGTTCTTGAGCAAAGGATGAATTTACCCTGTCAAATCGTTCATGGGTATTTCTCCCGATCAAATGTATCCTTTTCTTTGAAACAGTCCATATCTGGTGTAAACAGAATCATGTTAGACTAATATTCGATAAACATTTAACAGAAGAAACCAATTGACTGATATAGAATTAAGATAGCAGCAAGCCACCGCTACCACCACCTACTTCCGTAAATGGACAGACCAATCTACAGTAAGATACTGATATACAGTATGGTGATACAATATCAATTGTATTCCAAATTTAAACAAAACATAAGATGATTATTGGTGAACTAGTCATatgtttcatttttattatccgcacaaaacaaccaaattaaaactaaagatTTACCTCATAATGAACTataaaatactaaaagaaaCATCAAAAACTGATCAATAATGCCCAATATCTGTAATACTAAAAATGCTCATATGGCCCGTTCCAAGTCCATGTTGAACCTGCAGACCCTAGAAAACCTGTCGTGCCAAGCACAGATGTATGGGCTAGTCCTACCTAACTTTAAAGCTTGaattatacaaaataaaatctctAAAGTAAAGAAAAAGTACCAACAAGGCAACAAGCTAAGGAAGTATTATTAATCAACAGGCCCCGTACCTGCTGGAGTAATCCTTCTGGGCTGCAAAGATAGGATGCCGGATTATCACCATCTGTCATTTCTAAGCAGCTGCAATAAGATATTTAGTATGTGAGCATGGTAGATTAGATATATTTGAAATCAAGTGAATGTCTAAGAAAACCTAATTATCAGGTTGGACAGAACAAAATTCCAGTCAGAACCTTAAAACTTAGAATCTTACGAAACATGCAAAGCAGCTCCATGACGAGACAAAATTGAAGCAACAGGATCATAACCATCTCTAAGAGCAGTGTTGTAGTATCCAGCTGTAAGTTCAGCAGGGTGTGATACTGTCTGGTACCACCAATATATTCCACCAATTTTAGCCGCCAATAGAATATTAGTTTGCTTGTTTTCTTGATATTTCTTCAGAATGTTGGCTGCCTTTGCAAGAATATCATCTGCATGACGGAGCAACCTACCACTGTACCATTCCTACAACGAGTCAAGCCATTGTTAGATCTCCTAAGATCCACATTATTTTCCAATAAGTTTAATCATGTTATGCATAATTATAATATTGTAGCATGATAAAGAACCATAATATAATTTCCCACTTCTACATCTATAACTGTCCttcatttatttaccaatacaTCCTatgatgatattttttttcctctaaaAGACGCTATACTTTTTTCATTCGTAATGAAACTGCATTTAACTTCGTGCAGTTTTTTAAAAACCTATTCCCTTGTCATGGCTTCATATTAAATCTTTAAAACATATCTACTTTTTAATCATGTTGTGTATGAGTATTTAAGAAAATAGTTACAAGAAAAGTTCCAGAAATGATTGAAAAGATATATTGCAGGACCATTGTTTACAGTGAAGTCTTGCATGGCTAAAGAAACACCATCCAATTAAGCGTTTGCATTTTATTCTATGTGGTAGTTTGGTAGTTCGCTAGTTCTAGGATGAAATGTGCATGAACAGAATGATAAAAATATTTATGTCGTGCATTTTCTTTGGAAAAAAATAAAGCGAGCTACTTCCATCAGTTTCATACAAGGAAAAAACACCCATAATCAGAAAGAAAGCTTTCCTCTCCCTCTTCAAAGAAAGGAACTTCAGATGGGAGACTGTTGTAGCAGCCAGCATTTTGTGGTCCCCTCTCTCCCCACTGAGGCTTTCCTTCCTTGCGTGCAGCCATCTTTAGGTCATCCATCCTAAAAGGAACAAGATTGTAAATAGTAAAAATTCAGTTGCTCAAATTTTCGTCACAGGAATGAAAGGTTTTTCAACATACATGTACTTGTCATAGCATTGGAATTCACCGATTCCAGGAAACTTCCATCTACCATCACCAAAAGGATGTGCAGGATATCTGTGTGAGCAATGTAACAATGTTGCATAAGAAATCATTGGACTGGCTTCATACTCAAGGTTCTAGTGTAACTGTAACATACCTAAGTTCACCAGAAGGACCAAGGCCAACACTAATTTCTTCTATCACAGTTCCGATAAAAGATTCAAATTTCTTAgcaaaatttgacatgaaaTCTTCATAACATTGGAGGGCAGTCCGGCCACAAAAGAGAGGAACATGATCAACTCCGAGTGTAAGATAATCATCATTGGAATACCCATTTTGATCGCGATAATATATATGCTTATTCTGATCACCGATCTGGGAGGAAAAAAGAAGGGGTTCAACTTCTTTATCTAAATTCAGGATTCAAACTGATATGCATGTAATTAGACCAAACTATAGTTTTTATTTCGCATCCCTTTGCATTGATAAGCCTTTCATGCGCATCAAAGCTAAAATCAAGTATGCTAATGGGGAACACAGTACCATAGCACGTTGCAGAGCAGGAAACTGAAGACACGTTGATATTGTCTCTAGTCATCCAAATCGGTTGTGTTTCTTATTTTGTCACAACAGAAAGTATGACCGGGTAATTTAAACGTTCCAATACAGCCATGTGCATTTTACCAGACTAATAACTTGAACAATCTAAGAAAACTACTAGGCCAAACAGTCAAATGGGATTTCAAAATAGCATAGAAAACAAACCTCTACGATCCATAGCGGAAGACTTACACCTCCTTTTCTGCTAGAAGAAGAGTTAACatttgaatgaaaagacaaggcaacatgcaacttcaaacctGACTCAGAAATCAGTTTGAAAAGCTCTTCGTATAGAGACCAATCATATGCAAGAGGAGAGAAACGCTCTACGATTCCCCACCAAACCTCAACTGCAATTCCGTGGACGCCTGCCAACTTGAGTGCTTTAAGAGCTACAGTTAAGGCCTTGATTCTGAAACAACAATAAATCGAGCAACATATAAAGAGTTTCTGTCTCACCAATAGAACAAATTTAgaaacaaattgaaacacacatatAATCCCTACATAACTTGAATTGGGCTGCAACCTTCTAGCTAATCATGTTCCGTCCTTTaaaagagtataaaaattaattcaagaatGAGAATGCACCATAACCTCATCAACAGAAAGTCATAATAAAACTTACTTCCTAATCCTTGGACGCCCCGAACCATCAATGCAGAAAGCATCAACAGGCATCATCACATATATGGGAATTCTCTTATCTCGGGATGATGGCAATATCGAGGACCTCGGATTCTCACGTGCATCCATACTACAAGCAATAAATCATCTAATTATACACATTTATACAATCCAATTTGAACATTCAAAAGCAACAAACCAGCTCGAATCGATAAATTAAGCTTTCGGTTCTAAATTTCGTCGTTTTGAATTTAtcagaaaccaaaccgaacctgCCCAAGTATTCAGTAAACCCTACACTACACAAGCTCAAaggttttaattttcttattgATTTTCCTGCGTTTTCTCGGGAACCAAACAGACCGTGCAACTGAAAAGAAA
Encoded proteins:
- the LOC103430089 gene encoding inactive beta-amylase 4, chloroplastic-like — its product is MAMADNGRVVCKCTAARRSFFCFREVSFDDKPNRRNHLRNVSAVPVFKNGIFTRCSPSVAGNSILSMDARENPRSSILPSSRDKRIPIYVMMPVDAFCIDGSGRPRIRKIKALTVALKALKLAGVHGIAVEVWWGIVERFSPLAYDWSLYEELFKLISESGLKLHVALSFHSNVNSSSSRKGGVSLPLWIVEIGDQNKHIYYRDQNGYSNDDYLTLGVDHVPLFCGRTALQCYEDFMSNFAKKFESFIGTVIEEISVGLGPSGELRYPAHPFGDGRWKFPGIGEFQCYDKYMMDDLKMAARKEGKPQWGERGPQNAGCYNSLPSEVPFFEEGEESFLSDYGCFFLEWYSGRLLRHADDILAKAANILKKYQENKQTNILLAAKIGGIYWWYQTVSHPAELTAGYYNTALRDGYDPVASILSRHGAALHVSCLEMTDGDNPASYLCSPEGLLQQIWTVSKKRIHLIGRNTHERFDRVGLWQIHANCYHSQAEPVRSFTYFRMNDKIFRAENWNNFVPFVRKMSTNW